The genomic interval AGGCCTTCAGGCGAATAACATCCATGTATCTATTCCTTAAACAAAAAAGGCCCTCATAAATTGAGAGCCTTTTATTTCCTATTTATTAATATCCAGGAGTTTTGGTTTCGTCACCGATACTCAGAGGTCTGGTGGCCTCGAGTATGATGCCATAGGACAACTTCTCAAAAGTCCGGAATATCATCAACATGCCGGCATTTTCCGTCGGCAGTTTAGTTGGTTTGTTGGTAATCGGATCCTTGACCACGCCACCCTGATGCCAGACATGCAGGATGTTGCCAGGTTTCACACCTTCCCGATCACCAAGATTCAAGACCACGATATCGTACTGACCAATACCTCTGACGCCTCGAAGAACTGCCAGAATCGAACCACTGACATATTCTTTGGGAGCGCTTGGATAAAATGTACTTTCAAGCAAGTCATTGCTGGCCACCATCAGGCGGTCGCCAATACGGACATTCTCATTGGAACGCTGGATCTGCAACGTGGAAATGTCGTTGTCATTACTGCGTTCAAATGTGGCATTGCCCATGCTCTGACCTTCATAGCCCAGAATTTCCGAGGTTTCGGGATCTACATAGGGGGTCGGGTTAGGACGGTAAATCTGGTAACTTGGAGCAGGGACTTCACCAAAATCACCTCTACCGTAAATGATATCACCGGCACCCAGCACTATGCGGCCTTCAAAACCTCCCAGAATATAGGGGGCGGCTACCAGCTCTTCACGATCAAAGATGCGGTTGCTTGAAAGGAAACTGTCGATGAACTCTCTTGGAATCGCGGGAATGGCGCTCTCGATAGGTTCTACGCGGACGGAAGGTCTTAATTTAACGACTCCGTTCTGCATGTTATCGGATTCCACTACAACAGATGAAGCAGCTCCACCGCGTCGTCCGATGGTCAGCTTGCGCTCTCCACCGACTGTAATAAAACCGATCTCGTCACCCGGATAAATCAGGTGAGGATTTTCAATTTGGGGATTGATATACCAGATTTCGGGCCACAACCAAGGATCTTCTAAAAACATATTAGAAATTCCCCAGAGGGTATCCCCTTTTTTAACTACATATCGCTCCGGGACATCTGGCCGCAATTTCACGACATCTGCAAAGACGGCAGATGCGAATAATAGTCCGATGACAGCGATCCACAATTTCCTCATGGCAGGAATCCCTTGTATCATTCATGGTTAGCTTGGCTGTTTGCCCCGGGAGGTTAGAAATAATCGCCCGGGACCCATATAGTAGCTTACAGCAAATAATAGGCTTTCGGCATAACTCTATGCCCATTCTCTTACTAGAATGGAATGGAGTTCAACTTTTATCTTAGCAGTCAATGCTCTAACCGCACATTTTAAACTGAATTGTTATGGCTAAATTAGAAATTTTAGAATTCCCCGATCCACGATTGCGAACGGTCGCCAAACCGGTAACCGAGGTAACTGATAAGCATCGGCAACTGATCGAAGATATGTTTGAAACCATGTATGACGCTCCAGGCATAGGACTGGCGGCCACACAGATTGATTTTCACGAGCGGATTATAGTGGTCGATGTTTCGGAAGATCAGGATCAGCCCTATGCGTTGATAAATCCCGAGTATGAATGTATCGGTGAACCGATTGACTATCAGGAAGGTTGTTTGTCTGTACCTGGGTATTATGAAAAAGTCACCCGCAATGACCATATCAGAGTCAAGGCACTGGATAAAAACGGTGAACCCTTAGAATTTGAAGCTCATGATCTATTGGCTATTTGTATACAACACGAATGTGATCATCTGGCTGGGAAGTTGTTCGTTGACTACCTGACCAATCTCAAGCGTAGCCGGATCAAATCCAAGCTGGAGAAAAAACATCGTGAAGAGGCCAAAGCGAAAGCTGCGGGCTGATCAGCGAACAGGGAGATTCTTTTTTGCGTATTATTTTTGCGGGTACTCCGGACTTTGCAGCAGAACACCTGCGAGCCGTCTTAGCCACTGAACATGAGGTGGTTGCCGTTTACACACAACCGGACCGACCTTCCGGACGGGGCAGGAAGCTGGTTGCCGGTCCGGTAAAACAACTGGCAATGGAACATGATATCCCAGTATTTCAGCCGACTTCCCTGAAACCGGAATCCGAGCATCAGCAGTTAGTTGGATTAAATGCTGACCTGATGGTGGTTGTGGCATATGGACTGATATTGCCAAAAGCAGTACTCAATATTCCCAAACATGGCTGCATAAATGTGCATGCATCACTTTTACCCCGCTGGCGCGGCGCGGCGCCGATCCAGCGCGCAATTATCGCCGGAGACAGCAGAACCGGAGTTACGATCATGCAAATGGACGTTGGACTTGATACTGGAGACATGCTTTTAAAAGCAGAATGCGCAATTGATCCCGCCGATACGGCAGAGTCTCTTCACGATAAATTAATATCTATTGGTCAGCCTTGTTTACAGCAGGCTTTGAACGATATCGAAAGTGGTCATATCAATCCTGTTCATCAGGACAATAGCCTGGCGTGTTACGCCGATAAGTTAAGCAAGGACGAAGGAAAAATTGATTGGCAGTTGCCTGCTGCCCAGCTGGATCGATTGATCAGAGGGTTTAATCCATGGCCGGTGGCACATGCGAAACTGGACGATCAGGTGATTCGCATCTGGCAGGCTGGTTATGAAAATGGTGACTCGGATCATGCTCCCGGTCATATCACTGATATAAGTAAAGACAGTATCAAAGTGCAATGCGGTCAAGGGCAACTGGTACTGGATATCGTTCAGTTACCCGGCTCAAAAGCCATGCCGGTCACACAGATTCTCAACAGCAAACGTGAGTGGTTCGAGCAACATCGGACATTCCAGTTATGAGTAGTCTGCGAAGCATTATTGCGAGTACGGTTGCGACGGTAACTGTTGACGGCAGAAGTCTTACCGATGCTTTGAATCGCGCTGAGAAATCTTGTGAGGAAGACCAACTGTCTGCGCTCCGGCATTGGTGTTATGAAAGCTGTCGTTGGTATTTGAAATATCAGGCGGTGCTGGATCGATTGCTGAAAAAGAAAATCAAAAGCAAAGATGAAGACATCGTTTGTCTCATGATCCTGGGTCTAATCCAGCTTGATGACCCATCCACACCTGATTATGCCGCTATTTCGGAATCGGTGAACTGCACGGTTGAACTTGGTAAACCCTGGGCACGAGGTCTGGTGAATGCAGTTCTGCGACAATGGCA from Gynuella sunshinyii YC6258 carries:
- the def gene encoding peptide deformylase yields the protein MAKLEILEFPDPRLRTVAKPVTEVTDKHRQLIEDMFETMYDAPGIGLAATQIDFHERIIVVDVSEDQDQPYALINPEYECIGEPIDYQEGCLSVPGYYEKVTRNDHIRVKALDKNGEPLEFEAHDLLAICIQHECDHLAGKLFVDYLTNLKRSRIKSKLEKKHREEAKAKAAG
- the fmt gene encoding methionyl-tRNA formyltransferase, with the protein product MRIIFAGTPDFAAEHLRAVLATEHEVVAVYTQPDRPSGRGRKLVAGPVKQLAMEHDIPVFQPTSLKPESEHQQLVGLNADLMVVVAYGLILPKAVLNIPKHGCINVHASLLPRWRGAAPIQRAIIAGDSRTGVTIMQMDVGLDTGDMLLKAECAIDPADTAESLHDKLISIGQPCLQQALNDIESGHINPVHQDNSLACYADKLSKDEGKIDWQLPAAQLDRLIRGFNPWPVAHAKLDDQVIRIWQAGYENGDSDHAPGHITDISKDSIKVQCGQGQLVLDIVQLPGSKAMPVTQILNSKREWFEQHRTFQL
- a CDS encoding LysM peptidoglycan-binding domain-containing protein gives rise to the protein MFLEDPWLWPEIWYINPQIENPHLIYPGDEIGFITVGGERKLTIGRRGGAASSVVVESDNMQNGVVKLRPSVRVEPIESAIPAIPREFIDSFLSSNRIFDREELVAAPYILGGFEGRIVLGAGDIIYGRGDFGEVPAPSYQIYRPNPTPYVDPETSEILGYEGQSMGNATFERSNDNDISTLQIQRSNENVRIGDRLMVASNDLLESTFYPSAPKEYVSGSILAVLRGVRGIGQYDIVVLNLGDREGVKPGNILHVWHQGGVVKDPITNKPTKLPTENAGMLMIFRTFEKLSYGIILEATRPLSIGDETKTPGY